The following proteins are co-located in the Amphiprion ocellaris isolate individual 3 ecotype Okinawa chromosome 7, ASM2253959v1, whole genome shotgun sequence genome:
- the si:dkey-52l18.4 gene encoding uncharacterized protein si:dkey-52l18.4 has translation MYDYLLCAICYVWILQTGFCDEECNQGVLARRGAYDVPAGGSLSLSCVVQHCGDAWTGTWMWKNSTYEKFSTVKESARHRLTKETLSANKTQLVLKLLRADPLDEGSYQCSVIWAAGNTEQGHLTTVNITAAVPSQRILWHRVLICAGAFLCFPIVVGLAHCLSSEVKHQLLPMATLYTAVERNLPPSAPQPPPRRPVPQKRKTTPNKAVRPKQQQNIVVVYADISQDALREQRAMREPTQSTVYSSVRFP, from the exons ATGTATGACTATCTCCTCTGTGCCATCTGCTATGTCTGGATCTTGCAGACTG GTTTCTGCGATGAAGAATGCAATCAGGGTGTTCTGGCAAGACGTGGAGCATATGATgtgccagcagggggcagtcTGTCTCTGTCCTGTGTGGTCCAGCACTGTGGAGACGCCTGGACAGGAACCTGGATGTGGAAGAATTCAACATATGAAAAGTTCAGCACTGTTAAGGAAAGCGCGAGGCATCGTTTAACCAAAGAGACACTCTCTGCCAATAAAACCCAACTGGTTTTGAAACTTCTGAGAGCAGACCCACTAGATGAAGGTTCCTATCAGTGTAGTGTTATATGGGCTGCAGGCAACACTGAACAGGGACATCTGACGACCGTGAACATCACCGCAG CGGTCCCGTCTCAGAGGATCTTGTGGCACAGGGTTTTGATCTGTGCtggtgcttttctttgttttcccaTCGTTGTGGGATTGGCTCACTGTCTGAGTTCAGAGGTCAAGCATCAGCTGCTTCCCATGGCAACGCTGTACACAGCTGTAGAGAGAAACCTGCCTCCCTCCGCTCCACAGCCTCCACCTCGACGTCCAGTACCACAGAAACGTAAGACGACCCCAAACAAAG CAGTTCGccccaaacagcagcagaatattGTGGTAG TATATGCAGACATTTCCCAAGATGCACTTAGGGAGCAACGAGCCATGAGAGAGCCTACACAATCGACTGTTTACTCATCTGTCAGGTTTCCCTGA